A window from Vulcanimicrobium alpinum encodes these proteins:
- a CDS encoding helix-turn-helix transcriptional regulator, whose protein sequence is MHRLRRGASQQPARARVPRCSTLRRPRRGGDRDTARARRKVASRCAELNLPHQRAQALELTGNVAPNEPAPREREVSGLLPAGKSNRAVAAELAISERTVEKHVEAILAKLGFSSRSELAARRGRAGASTSSP, encoded by the coding sequence GTGCATCGCTTGCGGCGTGGCGCGTCCCAACAACCCGCTCGGGCTCGCGTACCTCGCTGTTCGACGCTACGGCGGCCGCGCCGCGGCGGCGACCGCGACACGGCACGCGCGCGCCGCAAGGTGGCGTCGCGCTGCGCGGAGCTGAATCTGCCGCACCAGCGCGCGCAAGCGCTGGAGCTTACCGGCAATGTCGCGCCCAACGAGCCGGCCCCGCGCGAGCGCGAAGTGAGCGGCCTGCTTCCCGCGGGTAAGTCGAATCGCGCGGTGGCCGCCGAACTCGCGATCAGCGAGCGCACCGTCGAGAAGCACGTTGAAGCGATTCTCGCCAAGCTCGGCTTCTCGTCGCGGAGCGAACTCGCCGCGCGCCGCGGTCGCGCGGGGGCGTCAACCTCTTCGCCGTAG
- a CDS encoding ribose-phosphate diphosphokinase has protein sequence MIQPPLLFSGTSNRQLADEIAKRMQTRVGNALVDRFKNDECRIEIRENVRGAEVFVVQSLCRSPHGATVNDSVMELLLIIDALRRASANRITAVIPYYGYAKQDKKTKGREPISAKLVANMIERAGAERIVTLDLHAAQIQGFFDIPVDNLMAAPTLCNYLKQMKLEGDRVVVVSPDAGGVPRAETFAKRLKSTLAVIIKRRPEPDVSEVTHIVGDVQGKIAVVVDDMISTGGTLVKAAEALRKRGATDVYTLATHGIFAGDAIAQFEKSEINRVIVTNTIPRTIDSAKVEHLEIAQILADAIKRITANRSVSELFAADDAETPAPPAGKLEEPSPINTTTLTAVPAAVAAS, from the coding sequence GTGATCCAGCCGCCCCTGTTGTTCAGCGGGACTTCCAACCGCCAGTTGGCGGACGAGATCGCGAAGCGGATGCAGACGCGCGTGGGCAACGCGCTGGTCGATCGCTTCAAGAACGACGAGTGCCGCATCGAGATCCGCGAGAACGTGCGCGGCGCCGAGGTCTTCGTCGTGCAGTCGCTGTGCCGCTCGCCGCACGGCGCGACGGTGAACGACTCGGTAATGGAACTGCTGCTGATCATCGACGCGCTGCGCCGCGCGTCGGCGAACCGCATCACGGCGGTGATCCCATACTACGGCTACGCGAAGCAGGACAAGAAGACGAAAGGCCGCGAGCCGATCTCGGCCAAGCTGGTCGCAAACATGATTGAGCGCGCGGGCGCCGAGCGGATCGTCACGCTCGACCTCCACGCCGCGCAGATCCAGGGCTTCTTCGACATCCCGGTCGACAACCTGATGGCGGCGCCGACGCTCTGCAACTACCTCAAGCAGATGAAGCTCGAAGGCGACCGCGTCGTGGTCGTCTCACCCGACGCCGGCGGCGTTCCGCGCGCGGAGACGTTCGCCAAGCGGCTCAAATCGACGCTCGCGGTGATCATCAAGCGCCGCCCGGAACCCGACGTCTCGGAAGTCACGCACATCGTCGGCGACGTGCAGGGGAAGATCGCCGTCGTGGTCGACGACATGATCTCCACCGGCGGCACGCTCGTGAAGGCGGCCGAGGCGCTGCGCAAACGCGGCGCGACCGACGTCTACACGCTCGCGACGCACGGCATCTTCGCCGGTGACGCGATCGCCCAGTTCGAGAAGTCGGAGATCAACCGCGTCATCGTCACCAACACGATCCCGCGCACGATCGACTCGGCGAAAGTCGAACACCTCGAGATCGCGCAGATCCTCGCCGACGCGATCAAACGCATCACCGCCAACCGTTCGGTCTCCGAACTCTTCGCCGCCGACGACGCCGAAACGCCGGCACCGCCGGCCGGCAAGCTCGAAGAACCCTCGCCCATCAACACCACGACCCTCACGGCGGTCCCCGCCGCGGTCGCCGCAAGTTAG
- a CDS encoding 50S ribosomal protein L25 — MAKPHAVALLNLEARTEVGTTGAQHARRAGKVPGVVYGHGSATPIAIDAKELADLILSGSKSHIVQASVAGKTDSVLLRRIETDPISRKPLSVDFQRVTKGETIFATVNVVTEGTPIGVKDQGGVMDVITHCLELKGPADRIPDVLTVDVSALNVHEHITAAQVPLPKGFTLVTPPETNVVAVEITRAAVGAEEEAAPAAAAPAAEAAEPAAE; from the coding sequence ATGGCCAAACCCCACGCAGTCGCACTTCTCAACCTCGAAGCCCGCACCGAGGTCGGCACGACCGGCGCGCAGCACGCGCGCCGCGCCGGCAAGGTCCCGGGCGTCGTCTACGGGCACGGAAGCGCGACGCCGATCGCGATCGACGCAAAAGAACTCGCCGACCTGATTCTCTCCGGCAGCAAGAGCCACATCGTGCAGGCGTCGGTCGCCGGGAAGACCGACTCGGTGCTGCTGCGCCGCATCGAAACCGACCCGATCAGCCGCAAACCGCTGAGCGTCGACTTCCAGCGCGTCACCAAGGGCGAGACGATCTTCGCGACCGTCAACGTCGTCACCGAAGGGACGCCGATCGGCGTCAAGGATCAGGGCGGCGTGATGGACGTGATCACCCACTGCCTCGAGCTCAAAGGCCCGGCCGACCGGATCCCCGACGTCCTGACCGTCGACGTCAGCGCCCTCAACGTCCACGAGCACATCACCGCAGCGCAGGTCCCGTTGCCGAAGGGGTTCACCCTGGTGACGCCTCCCGAGACCAATGTGGTCGCCGTCGAGATCACCCGCGCCGCCGTCGGTGCCGAGGAGGAAGCGGCGCCGGCCGCCGCCGCTCCGGCCGCCGAAGCAGCGGAGCCCGCCGCGGAATAA
- the pth gene encoding aminoacyl-tRNA hydrolase translates to MQNGLASGELSMVVGLGNPGAKYARTRHNAGFIVVDELAQRWGVPGWQKKNEALYALDRDRRSLLVKPQSYMNLSGPPAQGLATFYKIPPQRILVVVDELDLPFGTLRMRAQGSAGGHNGLKSLIAVFGTGFPRLRIGIGRSHEGDAIDRVLGPFSDEELRGLPEIVDRAVAGVEIWRTEGISAAMNRVNGTNVPKL, encoded by the coding sequence ATGCAGAACGGGCTCGCGAGCGGCGAGCTCTCGATGGTGGTCGGCCTGGGGAACCCGGGTGCGAAGTACGCGCGCACCCGCCACAACGCCGGCTTCATCGTCGTCGACGAGCTCGCGCAGCGCTGGGGCGTGCCCGGCTGGCAGAAAAAGAACGAGGCGCTCTACGCGCTCGACCGCGACCGGCGCTCCCTGCTGGTCAAGCCGCAGTCGTACATGAACCTCAGCGGGCCGCCGGCGCAGGGGCTGGCGACGTTCTACAAGATCCCGCCGCAGCGGATCCTGGTCGTGGTCGACGAGCTCGACCTCCCGTTCGGGACGCTTCGGATGCGGGCGCAGGGCTCGGCCGGCGGCCATAACGGGCTCAAGTCGCTGATCGCCGTGTTCGGCACCGGCTTTCCCCGCCTGCGGATCGGAATCGGGCGCTCGCACGAGGGTGACGCGATCGATCGCGTGCTGGGACCGTTCAGCGACGAGGAGCTCCGGGGGCTCCCCGAGATCGTCGACCGAGCCGTCGCCGGGGTCGAGATCTGGCGGACCGAGGGCATCTCCGCCGCGATGAATCGGGTGAACGGGACCAACGTCCCTAAACTCTAG
- a CDS encoding CAP domain-containing protein produces the protein MLRIAAVVAALALAVPLGASASEDGPVLIAFVHPRPPQIQTGAARALFADVNAARALRGLPALLPDPQLDEIALTVAREMAARHYFGHTDPNGMTFADRLQSAGFRFRFAAENLAFDRDEPHANAALLRSPGHYANIMDAHPHRLGVAAIAAGEGEIFYVEEFSD, from the coding sequence ATGCTCCGCATCGCAGCCGTCGTCGCGGCGCTCGCGCTGGCGGTTCCGCTCGGCGCGTCGGCGTCCGAAGACGGCCCCGTTCTCATCGCCTTCGTCCATCCGCGCCCGCCGCAGATCCAAACGGGCGCGGCCCGGGCGCTCTTCGCCGACGTCAACGCGGCCCGCGCATTGCGCGGCCTCCCCGCGCTCCTGCCGGACCCCCAGCTCGACGAGATCGCGCTGACCGTGGCGCGCGAGATGGCGGCCCGCCATTACTTCGGCCACACCGATCCCAACGGCATGACCTTCGCCGACCGCCTCCAGTCGGCCGGCTTCCGCTTCCGCTTCGCCGCCGAGAACCTCGCGTTCGACCGCGACGAACCGCACGCAAACGCGGCGCTGCTGCGCAGTCCCGGCCACTACGCGAACATCATGGACGCACACCCGCACCGGCTCGGCGTCGCCGCGATCGCCGCCGGCGAGGGCGAGATCTTCTACGTCGAGGAGTTTTCCGACTAA
- the uvrB gene encoding excinuclease ABC subunit UvrB: MPKFELVSSYPLAGDQPSATQALAEGVLRGDRAQTMLGVTGSGKTMAMARIVELVQKPTLVLCHNKTLAAQLCAEFRDFFPNNAVEYFVSYFDYYQPEAYIAHTDTYIAKDSSINDEIERLRHSATQSLLTRPDTLIVASVSCIYGLGSPADYMEMSADIRVGQSLDRDDFLRKLIGMQYRRNDLNLVRGTFRVRGDTLEFVGVDEELVHRIEFFGDEIEAINVVNQLTGEYVTSKDELKIFPAKHYITPDEKLRRAIVAIENELEERLKFFKSEGKLLEAQRLEQRTRYDLDMLREVGYCNGVENYSGPLSGRESGSTPWTLLDFLPKDWLLLVDESHVTLPQVHGMHGGDRSRKLSLVEHGFRLPSALDNRPLTFDEFQAHINQVIYVSATPATYEIGKSAQVVEMIIRPTGLVDPEVEVRPTRHQVDDLMDEIRKRAEKNERVLVTTLTKKMAEDLTDYLLENGIRVRYLHSEVETLERIAILRDLRKGEFDVLVGINLLREGLDLPEVSLVGILDADKEGYLRSGTSLIQTIGRAARNVEGKVIMYADVVTESMAKALGETKRRREKQVAFNLEHGIEPRTIRKEVHDILSLIGGGEGGNDAAAAVRAERLPREVAEAMAKEIERKMRDAAANLEFEKAAALRDELVNLRKQIGGNESVLFQGKAPKIFQHALKELIGT, from the coding sequence ATGCCGAAATTTGAGCTCGTCTCGTCGTATCCGCTGGCCGGAGACCAGCCCTCCGCCACCCAGGCGCTCGCGGAGGGCGTCCTGCGGGGCGACCGCGCCCAGACCATGCTCGGCGTGACCGGCTCCGGCAAGACGATGGCGATGGCGCGCATCGTCGAACTGGTCCAGAAGCCGACGCTCGTCCTCTGCCACAACAAGACGCTCGCCGCGCAGCTCTGCGCCGAGTTCCGCGACTTCTTCCCGAACAACGCGGTCGAGTATTTCGTCTCGTACTTCGACTACTACCAGCCCGAAGCGTACATCGCGCACACTGATACCTACATCGCGAAGGACTCGTCGATCAACGACGAGATCGAGCGCCTGCGGCATTCGGCGACCCAATCGCTGCTGACCCGCCCCGATACGCTGATCGTCGCCTCCGTCTCGTGCATCTACGGGCTCGGCTCGCCGGCCGACTACATGGAGATGTCGGCCGACATCCGGGTCGGCCAGTCGCTGGACCGCGACGATTTTCTGCGCAAGCTGATCGGGATGCAGTACCGCCGCAACGATCTCAACCTCGTGCGCGGCACGTTCCGCGTGCGCGGCGACACGCTCGAGTTCGTCGGCGTCGACGAGGAGCTGGTGCACCGCATCGAGTTCTTCGGCGACGAGATCGAGGCGATCAACGTCGTCAACCAGCTCACCGGCGAGTACGTCACGTCGAAGGACGAGCTGAAGATCTTCCCGGCCAAGCACTACATCACGCCCGACGAGAAACTGCGCCGTGCGATCGTCGCGATCGAAAACGAGCTCGAGGAGCGGCTGAAGTTCTTCAAGAGCGAAGGCAAACTGCTCGAAGCGCAGCGGCTCGAGCAGCGCACGCGGTACGACCTCGACATGCTGCGCGAAGTCGGCTACTGCAACGGCGTCGAGAACTACTCGGGGCCGCTCTCGGGGCGCGAGTCCGGCTCGACGCCGTGGACGCTGCTCGACTTCCTGCCCAAGGACTGGCTTCTGCTCGTCGACGAATCGCACGTCACGCTGCCGCAGGTGCACGGGATGCACGGCGGCGACCGCTCGCGGAAACTCTCGCTGGTCGAGCACGGCTTCCGGCTCCCCTCCGCGCTCGACAACCGGCCGCTGACGTTCGACGAGTTCCAAGCGCACATCAACCAGGTGATCTACGTCTCGGCGACGCCGGCGACGTACGAGATCGGCAAGTCGGCGCAGGTCGTCGAGATGATCATCCGTCCGACGGGATTGGTCGACCCGGAGGTCGAGGTGCGGCCGACGCGCCACCAGGTCGACGATCTCATGGACGAGATCCGCAAGCGCGCCGAGAAGAACGAACGCGTCCTCGTCACCACGCTGACGAAGAAGATGGCCGAGGATCTCACCGACTATCTGCTCGAGAACGGGATCCGCGTGCGGTACCTGCACAGCGAGGTCGAGACGCTCGAGCGCATCGCGATCCTGCGCGATCTGCGCAAGGGCGAGTTCGACGTGCTGGTCGGGATCAATCTGCTGCGCGAAGGGCTCGACCTGCCCGAGGTCTCGCTGGTCGGGATCCTCGACGCCGACAAGGAAGGCTATCTGCGCTCGGGGACGTCGCTGATCCAGACGATCGGCCGCGCGGCGCGCAACGTCGAGGGCAAGGTCATCATGTACGCCGACGTCGTCACCGAGTCGATGGCGAAAGCGCTCGGCGAGACGAAGCGCCGCCGCGAGAAACAGGTGGCGTTCAACCTCGAGCACGGCATCGAGCCGCGCACGATCCGCAAGGAGGTCCACGACATCCTCAGTCTCATCGGCGGCGGCGAAGGCGGCAACGACGCCGCGGCTGCGGTGCGCGCGGAGCGCCTGCCGCGCGAGGTCGCCGAAGCGATGGCGAAAGAGATCGAACGCAAGATGCGCGACGCCGCCGCCAACCTCGAATTCGAGAAGGCCGCGGCGCTGCGCGACGAACTCGTCAACCTGCGCAAACAGATCGGCGGCAACGAAAGCGTGCTCTTCCAAGGCAAAGCCCCGAAGATCTTCCAGCACGCCCTCAAAGAACTCATCGGCACCTAA